In the Arachis hypogaea cultivar Tifrunner chromosome 20, arahy.Tifrunner.gnm2.J5K5, whole genome shotgun sequence genome, TTGAAATTCATATGCTTAACAATTATTTGTTTACATGAATACTCACATATTAGACTATTCCACCATTGATCAAATTACCAATATTTCCTTCGAGattctcaaagaaatcagatacatcataatgagtagtGGAATTTTtagcatcatttgaaacgaaatttgtctcctttcctttgtcgtcctttttcaaagatgcttgataaagatagACTAGGtgtcttggggtacgacaggtacgcgacCAATAGCCCTTTCTAACACAACGGAAACATTTATCATCTATTGATTTATTTTACccagtgtttctttctttatcccacttctagtgagatcctttcttgtgaatataatttttcttccttccataattttttttgttaccaaaaccTTGTCATTTATCTCTTCTAGAGTAATGATTTGCTGCATTTGCTTcagaaaatggggcggcgccaactAGGcgtgcttcatgattttttaagagcAACTTATTGTTGCGTTTAGCAACAAGACggtaagaaattaactcagaatattttttaaatcctttttctcgatactgctgcaggagcacattcgaggcattgaaggttgagaaagttttctctaacatatcattatcagttatcttttccccacataatttcattcgtgaggtgatttgaaacattgctgaattatattcatttatggatttaaaatcctgtgaacgcaagtgcgtccattcatatcaggcttgaggaagtatcactgtcatttgatgattatacctttcttcaaggtttttccacagatctgcatgatcttttaatgtgagatatttatttttcaatcctttgtcaagatgacgacgaaagaAGATCATGACTTTGACTTTATCCTTTTgcgatgcattattttcagccttaatgatatctccaagatccattgaatcaaaatGGATTTcaacatctagtatccatgataaatagttgtttccagatatatatcaagagcattaaattcacgATGAGAGaatttcgacataatgaaaatttattacctgagtctttctaaaatttgatcagagtctcgtgctaataacgtgttgtaaaataaataaggaagatgtactaaatataaaataagatgtgtaaatagaagactctagtattaatataattaactcaataaaattatttatatatttatatgcagTAAAGACAGAGCGAGAGAAATTATTAATAGTGTAAAAGGAGAAAAGAGTGTTTTTATTGCTTATATGTGTATGTTTCTTTTGCATCGGTTCATGCCTATTTATAGGCGTACAAGAATATtgccttttaattttattaatttcaatCTATTTTGAGAAAAATGAATTCTCATCTTAAAAAGAATAAACCGTTCATTAAGCGCTTGTTTGTGCgtcattattttaataaaaagagatttttttcaatgaaaaaatatctttttaacgtatttggcaaatttctagtaataaaaataaaaacattagaaaaataaaaaatatcttttttgagaaattgtaatttacatctttttttaaaagatattttttctttaaataaaagatatttttcatgtaataaatagacaaaaaaatacttttatattgttatatccaaacataattaacagataaaaagatctttttacatgagaatatgagatacccaaacataaaattacttttacctttttataaaattttttataaaaaaataattaaaaaaaatcttttttaaaaaattcacccAAACAAATCCTAAATAAATCCTAAATAGACATCCACATCATTTATCTCAACAATTTACTTATTTTCATCATTTTTCCAACCACCCACCCGGAGGCAATCAAACTTTCTAGATTGGAATAATCAAACTAttcataacaaaataattaagTTTTTCCACCGTCGCATAATTaagttttttataaatataaaaataatcactATAAATTCATTCGTAATtacgtatttatttattttaaatattatctcCATAAACTGTTTCTGCAAAAAATAAATACATGATTTAAATTTCTTTCTCAAATAGTAATatctttgtttattttattaaaagttaaataattgacatattaaaatataacaaatttaattaaattatgtacGATAGAAGAGAACAATAtacttatatattaatattttaatataaaatttcatagtatttttttatagagtaaaatatcgtttttgtctccaacatttagggtaagtcccaaagttgttcctaacgtttcaatcgtcctatttaaatccctaacatttcaaaattaactaaatgttgtcctgccgttagggatccgttaacagaattgacggcgggacaaaattaagacaattttaaaatgttagggacttaaataggacgaaaacgttagggacaaaaatgatatatagaaataaatttttgttttatccttcaataatattaattttttaccgtacatagtattcaattattttttaatcacatattcacatttaagtaaattacacttaatcacattactttcattccaaataattttttttatataattttacacttaaagttataagttaatataaaaatatataaaaaaaattgtttagaaTGAAGGTagtatgattaagtgtaatttatttatatgtgattaaaaaataattatatattatatacagtaaaaaattgatattattgaagaataaaattaaaatttatttctatgtattgtTTTCGTCCCattcctaacgttttaaaatcatctcaattttgtcctgccgtcaattctgttaacggatccctaaccgCAGAATAATATTgagccaattttaaaacgttagggacttaaataggacgattgaaatgctaggaacaactttaaaacttactccaaacgttggaaacaaaaataatactttactctttttatatataatgttGACAGATaacataaattaataattaatagatagataatatacctatggatattttttatatatatgatttataatttatttatataaatttattgattatattaatattatttgagttcATTTATGAAGTTTTGGTGACTCAAATTTGAACTTTACAAATAAATAAACTCGATTATTAATgagttaaattataaattaaatttaatttttattagtcaaACTTAAATTTGACAAAACTTAACTCAATTCAGTTCACTTTCTGCCATAATTATATAAGACTATTAATGATAATCTATAGTTATATATTAATTCAATCCATTTACAATTATTATTTCATTtgttacttaaaaaaattataagtttaacaatttttttgctgaattaattaaatttttactttcattttattaCTAATTTATGTTTCTTAATTAGTTCATTTATGTTTTTTTAAGgtgtgatttaaaaaaatattataattatatttttaaaaggcATTCCAAAGcaataaattaaaagaactcAAATCATAAGAGTCTAATATATTAGTCCAGTCCATGTCAAATTTGCATGTTACTGTTTGGCTAATATAAAACCTACAattcacctaaaaaaaacattaattttatgtgtccaaaaatttaataaaaatgctagataattaatactttatttttttttccactaAAACGATTGATTCTCTAATATTTTCCAAAACTTAATTCATTCAAAAGTCAAAACTATTcaaataaactaattattttattttatattcttttattatttctgaaaaaattaagtaatattaaagataataaatataatattacatacataaaattaaaaatactaagatagataaaatatttttgaatttttgtcagTCTACTGCTATGAAGTACGGACACTTCGCTGAGTTATCATGTCCGTGAGTCggacacattttggacacgaTACTCACCGatactcgtccgacacgcgtgtctgctgtgtccaaccgtgtcttaataaaaaataaaaaattcttctccggacacgcttggacacacctaaataccgtTACGTGTCCGCGTGTCcattcttattcttaacatatatttttaaaataaatttagatatagtatatattattatttattaaaataaaaatattttaaatacttgatataattaaaataagatattaaaaatagttaaaatttttatttatattttaatatcaataaaatatcaaaatatcattacaatttatctaaaaaatactttatattttatatatatgcgtgttcccgtgtcatgtaagattttaaaattcacgtAACGGCGTGTCCTATGTTTTttcgtgtcccgtgtccgtgtcagtATCAAAATACTGTCTCAATTCATCCTATTTCATCAGATTCGGGATGAGATATGGTTCCGAAGGTTGAACTAAACAGTTCCAATAAGATTTCATTCTTgaacaaaaattcattttttggtTTATTTCATCTATTCCATGAACGGAACAGGGGGATATACGTTACACCACGATTTTAAATCAGAAGAGAGATCTCAAAAAATGGCAGATCTATTCACTCTATCAATAACCGAGCCGAATCTGGTGTATCATAAGGGATTTGCTTTTTCTATTGATTCCTCCGGATTGGATCAAAAACAATTCTTGAGGGGGGTATTCAACTCCAGGGATGAGTCGAAAAATAAATCTTTATTGTTTCTACCTCCTTTTTTTTATGAAGAGAATGAATCTTTTTATCAAAGGCTCATAAAAAAATGGGTCCGGACCTCTTGCGGGAATGATTTGAAAGATCTAAAACAAAAAATAGTGGTATTTGCTAGCAACAACATGATGGAGGCAGTCAATCAATATAGATTGATCCGAAATCTGATTCAAATCCAATATAGCACCTATGGTACATAAGAAATGTATTGAATCCATTCATTAAAAATAATCGATTCGATCGCACCTTCGAATATGAAATTCAAAGGTATCAAATAGAAAATGATACTATGAATCATAGAACTATAATGAAATATACGATCAACCACCAgttatcaaatttgaaaaagagtcaGAAGAAATGGTTCGATCCTCTTATTTTGATTTCTCGAACCGAGAGATacatgaattgggatcttaatgcATGTAGATACAAATGGTCCAATGAGAGCAAGAATTTCCAGGAACATTTAGAATAGCCGTTTTCAAGTAGTGTTCAATCGATTACGTATTAATCAATATTCGATTGATTGGTCTGAGGTTgaggttatggaaaaaaaaaagatttgtctAAGttactttgtttctttttgtccaAGTTACTTCTTTTTTTGTCCAAGTCTCTTCTCTTTTTGTCTAACTCACTTCCTTTTTTCTTTGTGAGTTTCGAAAATATCCCCATTCATAGGTCCAATATCCAAATCTATGAATTGAAAGATCCGAATGATCCACTTTGTAATTAATCAGTTATtagaattaataaattttcaaatcgttcatttaaaaaaattgaaatcctTCTTATTGGATGACCCTTCCCAAAAATCAAAATTCTTGATCAATGATAGCTCTACGTTACcattctcataataaatacattaattaattaacgCCCATCCCTAAACACAGACAGATCATGAGATCATCTACTCTATCCACATAATTGTCCGATAAAGACTAAAGAGGACCTTTTAAGCCACCGTATGAGTGGCTTGCTTCGTACAAATAGATTATATACAGTAGATTattaaaaagagcaattaattaatggtgggtactcccatgaagatattataattgtcttcatgtgatgatttttttttttgacccttagatgatggagtgtagggttagattttgatatgttataaaagtgttgtttttatttgaagtgtggccaaatcaataaatcacacttttatacaaagcatcttcataaaaagatgttttttgcatcttcatttgagtagctccctTAATTAATACCATTTGTCATGAGCAGCTGATTCATTTATGAATGAGTACGTAGTTGGGGAGAACGAAGTTAGAAAGAATAAACTGAGGTACGATGGAATCATTTACACACCTAGGGAGAAATTAACGTGAGTGGCTAGGCCCATGAATTATCAAAAGCAGCAGAAGTGATAGCGTGAGAGAACTCCTGAAAATTGATGCGGCCATCACCATCGGTGTCAGCCTCCCGGATCATGCCAGTGAGCTCGTCGGCGGTGAGGGCATGGCCGAGGCGGGCCATGGAGTGCGCAAGCTCGGCCGCGGTGATGAAACCATTGCCATCGCGGTCGAACATCTTGAAGAGCTGGCGCAACTGCTCTTCTGTGTAGGGGGACTTAGCCGGGAGGATTTCAGGGGCTACGAGGGCGACGAACTCAGAGAACTCGATGAGCCCGTTGTTGTTGGTGTCGGCCTTGTTGATGAAGGCCTCCAGCTGGTCCCCGCTGGGCTTTAGCCCCAGCGACCTCAGAAGGGAGCTCAGCTCCAGCTGTGTCAGGCTTCCGTCGTTGTTCCTATCGAACGAACGGAATATCTCCCTCAACTCTGCGATATGCTCCTCGTCCAAACTCGTTCCTTGATGCTTCTTGTTGCCGCTCATTCTGCGATTGATTTCCACCTGTGCCTTTCTATCTATctatcaatcaatcaatcaatcaaatcA is a window encoding:
- the LOC112782359 gene encoding probable calcium-binding protein CML11 gives rise to the protein MSGNKKHQGTSLDEEHIAELREIFRSFDRNNDGSLTQLELSSLLRSLGLKPSGDQLEAFINKADTNNNGLIEFSEFVALVAPEILPAKSPYTEEQLRQLFKMFDRDGNGFITAAELAHSMARLGHALTADELTGMIREADTDGDGRINFQEFSHAITSAAFDNSWA